The DNA region TGACCTTGGAGGGCTTTGCCAGCCCCTCCAGGGATTTTGGGACTCTGGGATTTCCTGAGGTTTGTTCCTGTCCCTTTCACCTCCATCCTCTTTTGGGAGCTGtcacagccgggggggtcgggctgtgctccagggaacagtgACAGGACAGAACGGCATCGAGGTCAGGCGGGGCAGGTTTACATGAGATATCTGGAtgattttcttcactgaaaggacGGTTAATCCTTGGAAGAAGTTGCCCAGGGATGcgatggagtcaccatctctgcGAGCCCTCCAGACCCGCCCGGACGTGGCCTTTGGTGCGAGGTTCGGAGGTACCGAAGGCACCAggcgctgctgccgccgcctctcccctcagagcccccgGCGCCTCCCGCGCCTGCTCCGGCGCTGAGGGCGGGGCCGCGCAGGCGCGAGGCGGCCATGGCGACTTTCTTCGGGGAGGTGGTGGTGGCCCCGTCCCGGGCCGGCctggacgaggaggaggaggcgcgGGAGGAGACGCCCGAGGACCGCGAGATCCGCAGGGAGATCGAGAAGAAAAGGTACCGGCAGCGCGGggagatcagggaaaggttcttccctgagagggtgctggcactgcccaggctccgCAGGCAATGGGCatggccccgaggctgccagagctcccgGGATGCCCAtggtggggttgttggggtcTGTACAGGGCAAAGAGCTGGGTTTGGATGGTTCTTGTGAGTCCCACCCAGCCCGGGCTGTTCTGTGTTGTTTTCCCAGGGAGATCCAAGtgctgtggagctgtgctgaggagtCCCTGGTGTGCTCCAGATTCATCGTGGCCATCGGCAGGAACGCTGCGGGTGCGTGCGGAAcctcagctgctgggctggggataAACTGGGGAGGCAGAAGGTGGCAGGGAGGTGGAAATGTGCCAGGACATTACCCGCTCCAAGCCCCAACTGGGGTTGTAAATGTGCCAGGACACTCCCCGCTCCAAGCCCCAGCTGGGGTTGTAAATGTGCCAGGACACTCCCCGCTCCAAGCCCCAACTGGGGTTGTAAATGTGCCCAGACATtcccaagccccagtgtccaacctggccttgggcatttcCAAGggtccaggagcagccacagctcctctgggcatctccaccctcccagggaacaattccctcCCAAACTCTCATCCAACCCTGCCCTCCTTGAGTTCACCTcgttcccccttgtcctgtcatcCCGTTACCTTTtgaaaaatccctctccagctttcacTACACCCCTCTATTTACTGAATGTGCAGCTCCTCCTTTAGCAGAAGCAGAGGTTAAACCTGGAGGCAGCTGAGTTGTCCCAGAGAAAGCTGAAGTTCCTCTGTGCATGTAAAACACAGTTGTTATTATTACAGGTGCTTATTCCTCTTGGAAATTGATGTATTTTCAGTTGAATACAAAAAGTGAAGTATGTTTTAGTTTGGGATTTCAGTTAGGACAATCCCTCTTTTCCTTTatctggtttttgtttggtaaATTCTCTGGGATTGTTTATTAATTGGCAAAAGTTTTGATCTGATAGTACCCACAAGTCTTGCTTGCATTGAAGTGACATTTAGATGTCTTTTAGATTTTATCAAAGTTAACTTTGCtaatttgtttgggttttgttcaagtttttccttgaaaaatggTAATAGATATTTTGGATCTGTCTTCTGTAGCTTTTGACAGGAGTTTGATTTATTAACATGTTTGCCACACTCTTGCCTTTGTTTTTTCTAAAATCAGTGTAATAGTTCTGCCTTGCTGCTTCAGTGAGTTTTGGTTTTAATCTGCTATGTCTGTTATGTCAGAAGGTATTAGAGACCTAATATTTCACAATCTTAATTAATACTAAAGAAATTGAAGTTGATTGTAATGCTGTAATTCCTCAGAACAAGTGATTTTTATGTTAGGGATCTGTATGTGTTGAACACCTCTTCATCTTTTTAAATTTGAGTACAGCAGGGTTATCACATTGCTGATGTTTCTTAGATTTGGTAAATAAACTGATAAAAATGAGTTATTCTTCCTTCAGATTGCAAAGGAATAACCTAATTTAGTCCAGCTATTTATTTGTAAAACAGAGGTTTTATTCTTTATAAATTAACACTATTTTTAATGGGTTTTGCAGCTTTCCTGTCATCTTTTATCCTGGACTCTGTGTGCTGGGAAGTGATTGGAGTTGTGAAGCTGTGGAATGAGTGGTGCAGAACATCCAGCAGCACAAATGTCCTCCCCACAGACTCTTTCTGTTTGTTCTACAGATTGATATCCGACCCCACAGTGAGTGACTTGAGCATTAATTCCTCTGTGGTTTGGCTTTCTGAAAAGGAGAAACTTCATCCACCCCCAAACAGGGCACTGCAGGATCATGGGTTAATCTCATAAATGATCTGAAGGGTTAAAACTAAAACTGTGTGAAGTTCAGCACAGAATGTCACAGCCTCGTGGCTTCACTGCATTTGTGAACAAAAAATCCTCATTGAAACAGAGCCAAACCCAAAATAACTGAACAATTTATTGTCTGCAGCCACATCACCCTTACAGGtgatgctgagctgctgctgtgccctttaAACCACTTGCTTACAcaaatttttacctttttttaggttttattgtgCCAGTGTAGTTGCTATGTGGCTGAGGATCAACAGTTCCAGTGGCTTGAGAAGGTAAAACTGGCAAGGAAATAAATGGAGTAATAAAATCCTCTGTTTATTAGGATGGGGATCTTTTCTCTGATACTTTAACCATGACAGTGTTAAATAAGTTTCCCatgtggttttcttttattaaatatCCAAAAATAGATCAATTTACTCTCTGCAGGATCAGTGGAAtccctttctgtgctgccagctgtATCTGCTGTCAGCTCCCAGCTGAGTGGTTTTGGACAGTTTCACTTTTGTTGGCCCTTAACCACTTCCCAAACATTTTTCCTGCTTGCTTTTCATTTCCCATGCCTTATTTCAGCTGCATTTCACCTCTGGGAGAATTcttccttcaaaaaaaaaaaaaaaaaaccaacagcaatTTGTCCAGCTGCCAAAGGATCCCCAGCCAAACCAgttgtggagctgctgggtgtgTTCTGTGCCTTTCCCAGGGGGCAGCTGGAGATAAAGGTGCCTCCCAAGCAGAATTTGTCCCATTTCTTCCCACATTTAACATTCCCAGGGCCTCACCCCAGCATTATCCAGGTACAGGagccctgctggctcagggAAGTCCCTCCAAATGTCATCATTTTGATTTTAACAAGATAAAGCCAAGGGGTGAATGTTCCTCCTGTTGATTTTCCTGATGGATTTGGGTCACTGCTTTGCCTGCAGGAAGTGTGGCTGATTTTGTCTTGCTGTCtgtctgctccctgcctgcctttaaatctgtgctgagctgatgcagcagcagggattCTGAAGCTGGGCTTAGAGATCAGTACAGCTTTGCTGGGGGATCACAGCTCATTTGCAAGTTTAAAAACCCTCAGACCTCAGATTTTTGCTGTATTCCACACATTCCTGCACTTCATTTGAAGTGGGATTGCAGAAGAGAGATGGCTGGGGGTTGTTGTCTTCCCCATTTGTGGGTGTTCCTGAACAGCAGGAGTGTGGTTGTACCAAGTCCAAGTTCCTGagtatttttacattttgtggttgttggtatttttaaatgtgCAGAAGAAACAACGTGCTGccaatcctttttcttttcatgtgaGTGGCAGCCCTGTTCTGTGTGGAAATCCTGATTTCCTGAGCATCTCCCATCT from Melospiza georgiana isolate bMelGeo1 chromosome 2, bMelGeo1.pri, whole genome shotgun sequence includes:
- the PSMG1 gene encoding proteasome assembly chaperone 1, giving the protein MATFFGEVVVAPSRAGLDEEEEAREETPEDREIRREIEKKREIQVLWSCAEESLVCSRFIVAIGRNAAAFLSSFILDSVCWEVIGVVKLWNEWCRTSSSTNVLPTDSFCLFYRLISDPTVLLCQCSCYVAEDQQFQWLEKVFGSMQKKGLQVTILSTCPVADYKTQESTLTLVSPFLKALKTKEFQEQVCCPLLEQPNIVRDLPAAVLSYCQVWDIPAVLYQCYTDVIKLDTVTIEAFKPLLSSELLKSLAKDASESTKILKKFLTASETHNNIYI